Proteins encoded by one window of Akkermansia muciniphila ATCC BAA-835:
- a CDS encoding glycoside hydrolase family 57 protein, which yields MSNISLTFVAHQPNRLIHYDFFKIGEHAFYEDDDLNARVLSTVAERCYFPATRLMKQLIELTGGKFRFGLALSGVILEQALYHRPDLIAAFKDLAETGCVDFLAMPYYNSLASVYSPQEFAEQIEEHRELLKKLFHQETDVLMNTGMLYSNAIAAQAETLGFKGIMADGNPAMLKGFTSNEVFLAPWVYNTTTIFRNRELSNDLAIMRTDPEWSEYPLSPTTFADWLTHQQGSVTTLSMDYETLGERQSDATGVFEFWRTMILACIDAGNRFMTPSEVAQEIKPVSVCECTQEMTCSTFGTMSHWNGNVMQDEALRKIYRLEKPVKAAHDKDLTHVWRKLQSADHFHYMQKENSFTPYASAFDAYIYYMNALADLQIRVKRESGKPVQPDPEKAS from the coding sequence ATGAGCAACATTTCCCTCACTTTCGTTGCGCATCAGCCCAACCGGCTGATTCATTATGACTTCTTCAAAATTGGAGAACATGCCTTTTATGAAGATGATGATCTGAATGCCCGCGTGCTTAGCACGGTGGCGGAGCGCTGTTATTTCCCGGCAACCCGGCTGATGAAACAGCTTATTGAACTCACCGGGGGCAAATTCCGCTTTGGGCTGGCGCTCAGCGGAGTCATTCTGGAACAGGCCCTGTACCACAGGCCGGACCTGATTGCCGCATTCAAGGATCTGGCGGAAACCGGCTGTGTGGACTTTCTGGCAATGCCTTATTACAATTCCCTGGCATCCGTTTACTCCCCTCAGGAATTTGCCGAACAGATTGAAGAACACCGGGAGCTTCTCAAAAAACTCTTCCATCAGGAAACGGATGTGCTGATGAATACCGGCATGCTGTACTCCAACGCCATTGCGGCGCAGGCGGAAACGCTCGGTTTCAAGGGCATCATGGCGGACGGCAACCCGGCCATGCTCAAGGGATTTACCAGCAATGAAGTCTTCCTGGCTCCGTGGGTGTATAACACCACCACTATCTTCCGCAACCGGGAACTCTCCAATGACCTGGCAATCATGCGGACTGATCCGGAATGGTCGGAATACCCGCTTTCCCCCACCACTTTCGCGGATTGGCTGACGCACCAGCAGGGAAGCGTCACTACCCTGTCCATGGACTATGAAACTCTGGGGGAACGACAGTCTGACGCTACAGGCGTCTTCGAATTCTGGCGTACGATGATTCTCGCCTGCATAGACGCCGGCAACCGGTTCATGACTCCGTCCGAAGTAGCGCAGGAAATCAAGCCCGTTTCCGTCTGTGAGTGCACCCAGGAAATGACCTGCTCCACTTTTGGAACCATGTCCCATTGGAATGGCAACGTCATGCAGGATGAAGCCCTCCGCAAAATCTACCGTCTGGAAAAACCGGTCAAGGCAGCCCATGACAAGGATCTCACCCACGTTTGGCGCAAACTGCAGAGCGCGGACCACTTCCACTACATGCAGAAGGAAAACTCCTTCACGCCGTATGCATCCGCCTTTGACGCGTACATTTACTACATGAACGCTTTGGCAGATTTGCAAATACGCGTCAAAAGAGAATCCGGAAAACCGGTTCAGCCGGATCCGGAAAAAGCGTCCTGA
- a CDS encoding glycosyltransferase produces the protein MSTIRVLTLGWEFPPLVNGGLGIACLGLSKALAKKVDLRVIVPKADPSVLFDGFQLTGLNNVSYREVEQVDRKYSYDSFALVERAPIELDPYTTVEGGSGVVQFTKEGRITFSKTHEADLQLFRNKEDLYAGDLALKVIQFSKIAVKVALQQDFDIIHAHDWMTYLAGVEVKKATGKPLVVHLHASQFDRAGADARGWIYDIEKFGMEQADAVIPVSKYTGTIASGHYAIDPHKIFPIHNGADPVKVFKGKKKFPEKLVLFLGRLTAQKGPGFFLQIAAKVLEQTDDVRFVMAGTGEKLRQLIESGAFKGVGDKFHFTGFLNKDKVNELLSITDIYCMPSVSEPFGLSALEAAQFNIPAVISKQSGVAEVMKGALKADFWDVNKMAEHIVHLCTDEELYRKVVEQSTEDIKASTWDAAADKVIRVYEHVLNR, from the coding sequence CGAGTTCTTACATTAGGATGGGAATTCCCGCCCCTGGTCAACGGGGGGTTGGGCATTGCCTGCCTGGGTCTTTCCAAGGCGCTGGCAAAAAAAGTGGATTTAAGGGTGATCGTTCCCAAGGCCGACCCTTCCGTCCTTTTTGACGGATTCCAGCTCACCGGTCTCAATAACGTCTCCTATCGGGAAGTGGAGCAAGTGGACCGGAAATATTCCTATGACAGCTTTGCCCTGGTGGAGCGCGCGCCCATTGAACTGGACCCCTACACCACCGTGGAAGGGGGATCCGGCGTGGTGCAGTTCACCAAGGAAGGCCGCATCACCTTCTCCAAAACGCATGAAGCCGACCTTCAGCTGTTCAGGAACAAGGAAGACCTTTACGCCGGAGACCTGGCCCTGAAAGTCATTCAATTCTCAAAAATAGCGGTAAAAGTCGCCCTTCAGCAGGATTTTGACATTATCCACGCCCATGACTGGATGACCTATCTGGCTGGCGTGGAAGTGAAAAAAGCCACGGGCAAGCCCCTGGTGGTGCATCTGCACGCTTCCCAGTTTGACCGTGCCGGAGCGGATGCCCGCGGCTGGATTTACGACATTGAAAAATTCGGCATGGAACAGGCGGATGCCGTTATCCCGGTCAGTAAATACACGGGAACCATCGCCAGCGGGCACTATGCCATCGACCCCCATAAGATATTTCCCATTCACAACGGAGCGGATCCGGTCAAAGTCTTCAAAGGGAAGAAAAAATTCCCGGAAAAACTCGTCCTCTTCCTGGGCCGCCTGACGGCTCAGAAAGGCCCGGGATTCTTCCTTCAGATTGCCGCCAAGGTTCTGGAACAGACGGACGACGTACGCTTCGTCATGGCCGGTACGGGAGAAAAGCTCCGCCAGTTGATCGAATCCGGAGCCTTCAAGGGCGTGGGCGACAAATTCCACTTCACCGGCTTCCTGAACAAGGACAAAGTCAATGAACTCCTCTCCATCACGGACATCTACTGCATGCCTTCCGTATCGGAGCCCTTCGGCCTTTCTGCGCTGGAGGCGGCCCAATTCAACATTCCCGCCGTGATTTCCAAGCAGTCCGGCGTGGCGGAAGTCATGAAGGGAGCCCTGAAAGCGGATTTCTGGGACGTCAACAAGATGGCGGAACATATCGTCCATCTCTGCACGGATGAGGAATTGTACCGGAAAGTAGTGGAACAGAGCACGGAGGACATCAAGGCCTCCACCTGGGATGCCGCCGCAGACAAGGTTATCCGGGTCTATGAACATGTGCTGAACCGCTAA